The Aestuariibaculum lutulentum genome segment CTACAATGAATTTATTAGGAATCTCTATACCTACGTAATGAAGTTTGAAATCTTTTTTATAAGCTTCAGGTTTGTAAAATAACGTGGCAATTTTTAAAGATTTTACCCTTTCATTCTTAAAAATACGGTGTACCTCGGCTAAAGTATTACCAGTATCGATAATATCTTCAAGAATAACCACAGTACGTCCGGATAAATCTTGTGTTAAGCCAATAAGTCTTTGAATGTCTTCTGTAGACTTTACGCCTTCATAAGAGGCTAACTTAATAAATGTTACTTCACATGGTTTTTGATACTTTTTTACAAAATCGCTTACTACCATAAACGATCCATTTAAAATACCAATAAACACAGGAATTTCATCTCCAATATCTTTCGCTATCTCGCTTGCCATTCGCGTCATAGCCCGATCGATTTCTTCGGCAGAAATAAACGGTTTAAAAAATTTGTCGTGTAACTTTACCACTGAAACTTATTTTAATAAAGGTGCAAAGATAATCAATAGATTAAGGAATCACCATTTTTTGATTTACGATTTAGATACTAATTAATATTTAAGTGTATTTTTGCATCATATTTTGTCGGTTAGACAATTTAATTTCATTTTTAAAGATAAACAATGAACTATTTTTCTTCAAATTTTAAACTAGGTATTCTTGGTGGCGGACAATTAGGTAAAATGCTTCTTAACGATACCAGAAAGTTTGACATATATACTTGTGTATTAGATTCAAGTAACGAAGCGCCTTGTAAAATTGCAAGCAACGAATTTCATTTAGGTGATTTAATGGATTATGATGCCGTTTACAATTTTGGCAAACAGGTTGATGTATTAACTATTGAAATTGAAAACGTTAACGTTGATGCTTTAGAAGCCCTTGAAAAAGAAGGTATCAAAGTATATCCGGCATCTAAAACCCTTAGAACTATTCAAAACAAGGCGAGACAAAAATTGTTTTATAAAGACAATAATTTACCAACCTCTCCTTTTACGCGTTTTGCTTATACTTCTGAAGTAAAAGAAGCTATCGACCATGGTAGTTTAACTGTGCCTTTCGTTTGGAAATCAGCTCAGTTTGGTTACGACGGACAAGGGGTGAAAATTGTAAAATCGGTTTCAGATTTAGAAGGTTTACCAAATGTGGAATGTATTGCTGAAGAATTAGTACCATTTAAAAATGAACTTGCAGTAATTGTGGCTCGCACACCTTCTGGAGAAAGTAAAAATTTCCCGGTAGTTGAAATGGAATTTCACCCTGAAGCCAATCAGGTAGAATACGTTATTTGTCCTGCAAGAATTCCGGAAGACGTAGCGCAAAAAGCGATTGATGTCGCTTTAAAAACTTCGGAAGCTTTTAACCACGTTGGTTTATTAGCCGTTGAAATGTTCCAAACTCATAACGACGAGATCTTAATTAACGAAGTGGCTCCAAGACCTCACAACTCAGGTCACCAGTCAATTGAAGCGAGCTACACCTCTCAGTTCGAACAACACTTAAGAGCTATTTTAGATTTACCTCTTGGACGTACCGACAGTAAAGTTGGTGGTGTTATGGTAAATCTGGTAGGAGCAGAAGGTTATAGTGGAAATGTGATTTACGAAAACATCTCAACCATTATGGGCTTAGATGGTGTTACACCACATATTTATGGTAAAAAGCAAACGCGTCCATTTAGAAAAATGGGACACGTTACTATTGTTGACCAAGACATCAATCAAGCTCGAAAAATTGCTGAAGAAGTAAAATCAACCATAAAAGTGATTAGCGAATAAACGCTTAATCAAAATTTAAAGACAAAAACATAAATTAAAATATAGATGAATAAAGTAGGAATCATCATGGGAAGCAAAAGCGATTTGCCGGTAATGCAAGACGCTGTAGACATTTTAAAAGATTTCAATATTGAAGTTGAAGTAGATATCGTGTCTGCTCACAGAACTCCTGAAAAATTATTCGACTATGGTAAAAATGCCCATACTCGCGGTATTGGAGTAATTATCGCTGGTGCCGGTGGTGCAGCCCACTTACCTGGTATGATCGCATCTTTATCACCGCTACCGGTTATTGGTGTTCCTGTGAAAAGCAGCAACTCAATAGACGGTTGGGATTCTGTATTATCTATTTTACAAATGCCCGGTGGTGTACCTGTAGCAACGGTTGCATTAAACGGTGCTAAAAATGCCGGAATCTTAGCAGCTCAAATAATAGGTTCTGCAGACGAAGCGGTTTTAAACAAAATTGTAGACTACAAAGAAAGCTTAAAGCAAATAGTTTACGAGTCAGCAAAAGGCTTATAAATCAAAAAACCCCGAAGAGATTCGGGGTTTAGTGCTATTAAGAATAATTCATTTGAGTTAGTCACTCTTTCAATTGAACTGCGTCAAATCTACAAAAATTATACTATGTATGCATAATATATTTTTTGTTTTAACATATTTATTACTAAAATGACAAACATCCTATTAAAAAAATTTCAAACTCCTTTTAATACTGCGCCATTTTCACAAATTAATAATAGTGATTTTCTTCCGGCCATAAAAGAAGGCATTGAAAATGCTAAAGCAGAGATAGACGCCATTACTAATAACCCAGAAGCTCCAACCTTTCAAAATACCATTGAAGTTTTAGATTTTTCTGGTGAGCAGTTAGACCGTGTGTCGAGTATCTTTTTCAATTTGAATTCTGCTGAGACTAACGATGAGATTCAAAAAATAGCACAGGAAGTATCTCCGCTGTTATCCGAATTCAGTAATGACATTACCTTAAACGATGCGCTTTTTAAACGCGTAAAAGCTGTTTACGATGCAAAGGACACATTAGATTTAACAACCGAACAAGCCACCCTTTTAGATAAAAAATACAAAAGCTTTTCAAGAAATGGTGCCAATCTTACTGATGATAAAAAGCAACAGCTACGTGAGATAGATAAAGAGTTAAGCAAACTGAAATTAACTTTTGGAGAAAATGTTTTAGCCGAAACTAATAAATATGAGCTTCATATTACAAATGAAGACGATTTAGCTGGTTTACCTGAAGGCGCTAAAGAAGCTGCTGCTCAGTTAGCAGAAAGCAAAGGCAAAGACGGTTGGTTAATCACTTTAGATTACCCGAGCTATATTCCGTTTATGACTTACGCCGATAATCGCGAGTTACGTAAAACCATAGCCATTGCCTTTGGCGCAAAATCGTTTCAAAACGACGAATTAGATAATCAAGAAATTGTTTTAAACATCGTAAAATTACGTCATGAGCGCGCGAATCTTTTAGGATACAAAACCCATGCACATTTCGTGCTGGAAGAACGTATGGCTAAAAACCCGGAAACCGTTCAAACCTTCTTAAACGATATTCTTGAAAAAGCAAAACCTGCCGCTCAAGACGAGTTTGCTAATCTTGAACAATTCGCCAAAGATTTAGATGGTATCGATCAGCTTCAAAAATGGGATTCAGCATATTATTCAGAAAAATTGAAACAGAAATTATTCAATTTAGATGATGAAAAACTAAAACCATATTTCAAATTAGAAAACGTTATTAATGGTGCGTTTACGGTTGCCGAAAAACTTTTCGGTTTACAATTTGAAGAAATAAATACCATCGACAAATACCACAACGATGTACTAACCTATAAAGTAACTAATACCAACGGTGACTACATTTCTATTCTTTACGCCGACTTTTTCCCAAGACCAGGAAAGCGTAACGGTGCATGGATGACCTCTTACAAACCACAATATGTAAAAGATGGCGAAAACAGTCGTCCGCATATTTCTATTGTTTGTAATTTTACCAAACCAACCAAAAGCAAACCGTCGTTATTAACATTTAACGAGGTAACCACTTTATTCCACGAATTTGGTCATGCGCTACACGGCATGTTAGCCAACACGACTTACCCTAGCCTTTCCGGAACCAGCGTATTCTGGGATTTTGTAGAGTTGCCAAGTCAGGTAATGGAAAACTGGTGTTACGAAAAAGAAGCGCTTGAATTATTCGCTACGCATTACGAAACAGGCGAAGTCATTCCTATGGAACTGGTTGAAAAAATTAAGGAATCTGCAACCTTTCACGAAGGCATGCAAACCTTACGCCAATTAAGTTTTGGTTTATTAGATATGAGCTGGCATGGTAGTGATTCGCCAGAACACATTACTTCAGTAAAAGATTTCGAAACTAATGCTTTTGAAAACACAAAACTATATCCTGATGTTGCAGAAAACTGTATGAGCACGTCATTCTCACATATTTTCCAAGGAGGATATAGTTCTGGATATTACAGCTATAAATGGGCGGAAGTTTTAGATGCCGATGCTTTTGAGTATTTTAAAGAAGAAGGTATTTTTAGTTCAGAAGTGGCTCAGAAATTTAAAGACAACGTACTATCGCAAGGTGGCACAGAAGATCCTATGACTTTATACAAACGCTTCCGCGGAAAAGAACCGCAACCAGAAGCGTTACTTAGACGTGCTGGATTAATAAAATAAAAACTAAGGTTTCCGCTTAATTGAATAACTCAATCTTCAGTTAAGCGGAAATCATTTTTTTAAACTGCTGCGGCGTCATCATCTCCATCTTTTTAAATTGTCGGTTAAAATAACTTGTGTTATTAAAACCAGATTTAAAGGCAATTTCAGACATTCTAAAATCTTTAGCTTCCTTTATCAATTTCTTTGAAAACTTAATTTTTTCAGAATTAATATAATCTATTGGAGACACACCTAAAGTGTTTTTAAACTTCTTATGAAAATGCGACGTGCTCATATACGCTTTCTCAGCGAGCAAGTCTACCGTTATATCTTTATTAGTTAAATTCTCCTTTATGAATTTAATCACTGTACCTATTCTGGTATCACTGAACGCCTGATTCGGATCATCAATAATTAAAGCTTTGGCTTTAGTTTGTAATAACCGAATGATTAGCTCCTGAATCATTAAATCCAACAACACATCTTTAGATTTACTATTATTAAGAAAGGTGGATGTTAACCGCTCTATTAAATGATTTACATCCTGATGATTGGTTAAATGCGAGGTATTGTTATCTAAATCCCAGTTATTGTTTTCGTTTTCAATGGCTACTTCATAATTAAACTTTTCAACCACCTCATTAATTTTATCGGCATCAATTCCTAGAGCTAAACATTGTGTTGGGTCTTTTTGCGTTGCTAAGGGAAAGTCAATCACCATTTCCTTTCTTGTTGGCATCACCACCGATTCTCCCGGAAAAAACTCAAAAGCTTCCAAACCATCAATATGCATCACTTTTTTTCCAGTAAGCATACTTGCTATCACCGGAAAATCGAAAATCAAAGACACTTTCTCCGCATATTCATGAGTTTCAAAAATATTCAGCTCAGCATATGCTGCGCTATAAGTGGTTCTATTTTCTACTAGAGTGGATAGTTTTCTGTGACTTCTGTGGTGGTTTAATAACTGTCTCATATTCAATAGTACAAAAAAATCGCTTTAAAAATTTGAAATGATAGATATGTTCAAAACAATGATATTTCTGTTCAAGATAATAAGAAAATGACAATATAATTTTATAAAAACTAAACTTTAACTAAAAAACTAACCATATTTTTAAACATTTAACAACAAAACTAAATAAGAAATGAGTTATTCTAAACCTAAATTTAAAGAAACGTATTATAATTTTATAAACGGAAAATTTGTTCCTCCTGTTGCTGGTGAATACTTTGAAAACACCTCTCCCATAGACAATAGCTTGATAGCAAAATACCCACGTTCGCAAAAAGAAGATGTAGAATTAGCCTTAGATGCTGCCAACGCCGCTAAAGAATCATGGGGAAATACCTCAGCAACCGAACGTGCTACGTTATTAAATAAAGTCGCTGACATTATTCAGGAACATTTAGAAGAATTTGCATTGGTAGAAACCTGCGATAACGGAAAACCTATACGCGAAACCTTAAATGCCGATGTGCCTTTATCTGTAGACCACTGGCGTTATTTTGCTGCTTGTATCCGCGCAGAAGAAGGTAGTGCCACCGAACTCGATGCCAACACCTTGTCCATGAATATTAAAGAACCTTTAGGTGTTGTGGGACAAATTATCCCATGGAATTTCCCATTGTTAATGTTATCCTGGAAATTACCTCCTGCATTAGCAACAGGAAATTGCGTGGTTTTAAAACCTGCTGAACAAACACCGTCATCGGCAACCTTACTCATGGAAAAGATAGCCGATGTTTTTCCTCCGGGTGTTATTAACGTGGTTCATGGGTTTGGCCCTGAAGCAGGAAAACCTCTGGCTTCAAGCTCTAAGGTAGATAAAGTTGCATTTACTGGCGAAACGACTACCGGACAACTCATCATGCAGTACGCGTCGAAAAACTTAAATCCCGTAACCATGGAATTAGGCGGTAAATCGCCCAATATTTTCTTTAATTCCGTTATGGATGCCGATGATGCTTATCTGGATAAAGCCATTGAAGGCGCCGTACTTTTCGCTTTTAATCAAGGTGAAGTTTGTACCTGTCCGTCGCGTTTATTGGTTCAGGAAGATATTTACGAGGCTTTTATGAAACGTGTTATTGCCAGAACCAATGCTATTATTCAGGATAATCCATACGATGTTAATACCATGGTTGGAGCTCAAGCTTCGAATGACCAATATGAAAAAATTCAATCGTATTTAAAAATTGGTATTGAAGAAGGCGCAAAAGTATTAGCTGGAGGCGAAGCCAATAAACTTAGTGGCAATTTAGCCAACGGCTTTTATATAAAACCAACCATTTTGGAAGGCCATAACAAAATGCGTGTCTTTCAGGAAGAAATTTTTGGTCCCGTAGTTTGTGTTACAAAATTTAAAGATGAGGCCGAAGCTTTAGAAATTGCCAACGACACACTTTACGGTTTAGGTGCTGGTGTCTGGACACGAGATGCGCATCAACTCTATCAAATTCCAAGAGCCATAAAAGCAGGTCGCGTCTGGGTAAATTGTTACCATGCCTATCCGGCACATGCGCCTTTTGGAGGTTACAAAAAATCAGGATTTGGCCGTGAAAATCATGTGATGATGCTCAATTATTACCGTCAGACCAAAAACATGTTAATCTCTTACGATAAAAATAAGTTAGGATTTTTTTAATAGGGTGACTACCTTAATGCAGAGGTCGGATTATTGCTCGATTCGGCCTCTCATTAATTCTATTATTATGGAACGCATTGCAATAACAGAAGAAGCCGCTAAAGTGGTTAATCAATTAAAAGCGAAACATGGTGAACTTATTTTTCATCAAAGTGGTGGCTGTTGTGACGGTTCTTCTCCAATGATTTTTGAAAAAGACGATATGTATCTCGATGAAAGCGATATTCTTCTTGGCACGTTAGAAGGCGTTAACTTCTACATGAATCAAGACCAGTTTGAATATTGGAAACATACCCACCTTACAGTTGACATCACAAAAGGCCGAGGTGCCAGTTTTTCGTTGGAAATTCCTTTAGGACTTCGTTTTATTATTCATTCCCGATTATTAACCGATGAAGAAAATGCCGTTTTAAATCCGAAAACCTAAATCCATTTTTTCTATTTATACTTTAAATTTACTTCCTTCTTCTTAAAGTAGAAGAATCCATTTTTTTATTCTATTTTTGGTAGGCATCAACAAATAGCCTGACCAATGTCTGACCATAAAATTAATCCGAATAAGTGGATCGATTTATATTCCGATTACCTCTACAATTACACGATTTCACGTGTTAACGACAGAGAGGTTGCTCAGGATTTAGTTCAAGATACTTTTTTTGCCGGATTAAAATCGATGAAAAACTTTAAAGGAGAATCGAGCGAGCGTACCTGGCTGATTTCCATTTTAAAGCGAAAAATAATTGATTACTACCGCAAGATTAATTCAAATAAAGGTCAAGCCGAAGTGCGCATGACCTTCAACACCGATGAAGACGAAGGTGACTGGTTGGAAGAGCGCGTTGCCGATCCGTTCGATAAAACAGCTGAAGACGCCATGGAAAACACCGAGCTTGGTGATGCTATTTACAACTGCCTGAGTAAACTACCTGAAAAGCAAGCTCAGGTGTTTAGAATGAAAACTATAGAAGGACAAGATACCGAAGTTATTTGTAATGAACTCAATATCACTGCGTCTAACCTTTGGGTTATTATTCACAGAGCACGTACGGCAATGGCAGAATGTTTAAAAGAAAATTGGTTTTAATATGAGTAGCAAAAATAACAGTACAAACCCTTGTCTTAAAGCAAACCACGTTTGCGATAAAGCACAATACGAAGAAGCTTCACTTTGGGAAAAACTAAAATTAAACATTCACCTGGCACTATGCCCTTGCTGCAGAAACTACACTAAAAACAACAAAAAACTGACTGAAGTTATAAAATCTTCAAACGTTAAATGTATGGACAAAACGTGTAAGGAAGCACTGAAAGCAAAATTCGATAAAGCTTTAAAAGAACAGGAAATCAGTTAAACATTAGTAAAAGTAACAGCCATAAAATGGGTAATCCTTCCACCCAAAACGAGCAATAATAAGGCCCTTGTTTAACTTCGGCATACTTCACAAAAAACAAAGTTATTGCACTTATTAAAAACATCACGAGCAAACTCCCCGAAGCTATGCTATCTTTAAAAAACTCCATCATATAAAAAACGCCAAGTAACAGCATCCCCATAATTTTTGTTTGCTGTACCCCTATTTTCTGCGGAATGGTAGCCAACTTTAAGCTATCGTATTTTAAATCGCGAATTTCAAAAGGTAACATGATTACAATAATAAAAATCCAGCGCTGAATAGCTGTTAAAATAACATCGCTATCTATGCCGTAATCGTTATTAATTACAGGTAAGAATACGGTAACACCTGTCCAAACCAACGCAATTAGGTACACCTTTAATCCTCCTATATTTCTTAAATTTTGTTTACTGTCCAGATAAAATCTTCTGGGCAAAAATGGAATCGCGTAAAAGAACGTTACCACTCCAAATCCGGCTATAAAAAGTAAGGTTTCCAACTTCAGTTTCAACACATAATAACACATCAACACGAAGCAAAAAAAGGACAATATTTGTATCGCTTTCAACCAGTTAGACAAACCCCTGTGATGAAACCTGGCAATACCAAAATACTTTACAAAATTATAACCTGTAACCGATGCAAAGAATACAAAAATGATAAGGTTTTTATCTAATATCAAATGAAATTCCAACAAGGTAATCCATGTTAACGCCACCACTGCACAGGCCACATGAAAACTACTATTGATATAGAAATTCAGGAGTTGCTTAAAAACTTTCATAACACAAATGTAAACAAAGTGTTAAAGTTAATAGCCTGTGAATAAAAACACCCCCTTTTAGACAAGAAAACACACTTAATATTATGTACTTTTGCGGAATATTTAACAAAATTCAATTTTAATGAATACAAACGCTTTCGCATTGCGTCACATTGGGCCTAGAGAAGAGGATCAAAACCAAATGTTACAAACTATTGGTGTGGACTCTTTAGACCAGTTGATTTACGAAACTTTACCGGATGATATTAAGTTAAAAAATGGTTTAAACTTAGATGAACCTATGTCTGAGTATGAGTACGCTGCTCATATTATGGAATTAGGTAAAAAGAACAAAGTTTTCAAATCGTATATCGGTTTAGGGTACCACCCAACTATCGTTCCTGCTGCAATTCAAAGAAACATCTTCGAAAATCCAGGATGGTATACGGCTTACACGCCTTACCAAGCCGAAATCGCACAAGGACGTTTAGAGGCTATCTTAAACTTCCAGACTGTAGTTACAGAACTATCAGGAATGGAAATTGCAAATGCTTCGTTACTTGACGAAGGAACTGCAGCTGCAGAAGCTATGTCATTATTGTTCGACGTAAGAACACGTGACCAAAAGAAAAATAAGGTGAATAAATTCTTCGTTTCTGAAGAAATTTTACCACAGACTTTATCTATATTACAAACGCGTTCTACTCCAGTTGGAATTGAATTAGTTGTTGGAAACCACGAAACTTTCGATTTCTCTAACGAATTCTTTGGTGCTATCCTTCAATATCCTGGTAAATACGGCCAAGTAAACGACTATAGTTCATTTATCGCTAAAGCTGCAGAAAATGACATTAAAGTGGCAGTTGCTGCTGATATTTTATCATTAGCTACATTAACTTCTCCAGGAGAAATGGGAGCTGCTGTTGTTGTAGGTACTACACAACGTTTTGGTGTACCAATGGGTTACGGTGGACCTCACGCAGGTTACTTTGCAACGAAAGAAGAATACAAACGTTCTATGCCAGGTCGTATCATCGGTGTTTCTATCGATGCCAACGGAAACCGTGCATTACGTATGGCTTTAGGAACTCGTGAGCAACACATTAAACGTGAAAAAGCAACTTCAAACATCTGTACTGCTCAGGTATTATTAGCTGTTATGGCTGGTATGTACGCTGTTTACCACGGTCCAAAAGGATTACAATACATCGCAAATAAAGTGCACGCTTCGGCTGTAACAACTGCCGATGCTTTAAATAAATTAGGTGTTTATCAAACGAATACCGCATATTTTGATACCATTTTAGTAAAAGCTGACGCTCAAAAAGTAAAAGCTGTTGCTGAAAAAAACGAAGTTAACTTCTTCTATGTAGATGCAGAAACGATTTCAATCTCATTCAACGAAACAACTTCAATAAAAGACATCAACCAAATCATCGCGATTTTTGCTGAAGCATTAGGTAAAGAGGCTTTCACAGTTACTGAATTATCGACTGCCAGCAAATTACCAGCTTCTTTAGAAAGAACATCGTCTTTCTTAACGCATGATGTTTTCAATAACCATCACTCTGAAAGTCAGTTGATGCGTTACATCAAAAAATTAGAGCGTAAAGATTTATCATTGAATCACTCAATGATTTCTTTAGGTTCTTGTACCATGAAATTAAATGCTGCTTCTGAAATGTTGCCATTATCAATGCCAAACTGGAACAGCATTCACCCATTCGCTCCAATTGATCAGGCAGAAGGTTACATTACTATGCTTAAAAAATTAGAGCAACAGTTAAACGTAATCACAGGAT includes the following:
- a CDS encoding 5-(carboxyamino)imidazole ribonucleotide synthase, with protein sequence MNYFSSNFKLGILGGGQLGKMLLNDTRKFDIYTCVLDSSNEAPCKIASNEFHLGDLMDYDAVYNFGKQVDVLTIEIENVNVDALEALEKEGIKVYPASKTLRTIQNKARQKLFYKDNNLPTSPFTRFAYTSEVKEAIDHGSLTVPFVWKSAQFGYDGQGVKIVKSVSDLEGLPNVECIAEELVPFKNELAVIVARTPSGESKNFPVVEMEFHPEANQVEYVICPARIPEDVAQKAIDVALKTSEAFNHVGLLAVEMFQTHNDEILINEVAPRPHNSGHQSIEASYTSQFEQHLRAILDLPLGRTDSKVGGVMVNLVGAEGYSGNVIYENISTIMGLDGVTPHIYGKKQTRPFRKMGHVTIVDQDINQARKIAEEVKSTIKVISE
- the purE gene encoding 5-(carboxyamino)imidazole ribonucleotide mutase codes for the protein MNKVGIIMGSKSDLPVMQDAVDILKDFNIEVEVDIVSAHRTPEKLFDYGKNAHTRGIGVIIAGAGGAAHLPGMIASLSPLPVIGVPVKSSNSIDGWDSVLSILQMPGGVPVATVALNGAKNAGILAAQIIGSADEAVLNKIVDYKESLKQIVYESAKGL
- a CDS encoding M3 family metallopeptidase, whose protein sequence is MTNILLKKFQTPFNTAPFSQINNSDFLPAIKEGIENAKAEIDAITNNPEAPTFQNTIEVLDFSGEQLDRVSSIFFNLNSAETNDEIQKIAQEVSPLLSEFSNDITLNDALFKRVKAVYDAKDTLDLTTEQATLLDKKYKSFSRNGANLTDDKKQQLREIDKELSKLKLTFGENVLAETNKYELHITNEDDLAGLPEGAKEAAAQLAESKGKDGWLITLDYPSYIPFMTYADNRELRKTIAIAFGAKSFQNDELDNQEIVLNIVKLRHERANLLGYKTHAHFVLEERMAKNPETVQTFLNDILEKAKPAAQDEFANLEQFAKDLDGIDQLQKWDSAYYSEKLKQKLFNLDDEKLKPYFKLENVINGAFTVAEKLFGLQFEEINTIDKYHNDVLTYKVTNTNGDYISILYADFFPRPGKRNGAWMTSYKPQYVKDGENSRPHISIVCNFTKPTKSKPSLLTFNEVTTLFHEFGHALHGMLANTTYPSLSGTSVFWDFVELPSQVMENWCYEKEALELFATHYETGEVIPMELVEKIKESATFHEGMQTLRQLSFGLLDMSWHGSDSPEHITSVKDFETNAFENTKLYPDVAENCMSTSFSHIFQGGYSSGYYSYKWAEVLDADAFEYFKEEGIFSSEVAQKFKDNVLSQGGTEDPMTLYKRFRGKEPQPEALLRRAGLIK
- a CDS encoding AraC family transcriptional regulator, producing MRQLLNHHRSHRKLSTLVENRTTYSAAYAELNIFETHEYAEKVSLIFDFPVIASMLTGKKVMHIDGLEAFEFFPGESVVMPTRKEMVIDFPLATQKDPTQCLALGIDADKINEVVEKFNYEVAIENENNNWDLDNNTSHLTNHQDVNHLIERLTSTFLNNSKSKDVLLDLMIQELIIRLLQTKAKALIIDDPNQAFSDTRIGTVIKFIKENLTNKDITVDLLAEKAYMSTSHFHKKFKNTLGVSPIDYINSEKIKFSKKLIKEAKDFRMSEIAFKSGFNNTSYFNRQFKKMEMMTPQQFKKMISA
- a CDS encoding aldehyde dehydrogenase family protein, which codes for MSYSKPKFKETYYNFINGKFVPPVAGEYFENTSPIDNSLIAKYPRSQKEDVELALDAANAAKESWGNTSATERATLLNKVADIIQEHLEEFALVETCDNGKPIRETLNADVPLSVDHWRYFAACIRAEEGSATELDANTLSMNIKEPLGVVGQIIPWNFPLLMLSWKLPPALATGNCVVLKPAEQTPSSATLLMEKIADVFPPGVINVVHGFGPEAGKPLASSSKVDKVAFTGETTTGQLIMQYASKNLNPVTMELGGKSPNIFFNSVMDADDAYLDKAIEGAVLFAFNQGEVCTCPSRLLVQEDIYEAFMKRVIARTNAIIQDNPYDVNTMVGAQASNDQYEKIQSYLKIGIEEGAKVLAGGEANKLSGNLANGFYIKPTILEGHNKMRVFQEEIFGPVVCVTKFKDEAEALEIANDTLYGLGAGVWTRDAHQLYQIPRAIKAGRVWVNCYHAYPAHAPFGGYKKSGFGRENHVMMLNYYRQTKNMLISYDKNKLGFF
- a CDS encoding DUF779 domain-containing protein; the protein is MERIAITEEAAKVVNQLKAKHGELIFHQSGGCCDGSSPMIFEKDDMYLDESDILLGTLEGVNFYMNQDQFEYWKHTHLTVDITKGRGASFSLEIPLGLRFIIHSRLLTDEENAVLNPKT
- a CDS encoding sigma-70 family RNA polymerase sigma factor, producing the protein MSDHKINPNKWIDLYSDYLYNYTISRVNDREVAQDLVQDTFFAGLKSMKNFKGESSERTWLISILKRKIIDYYRKINSNKGQAEVRMTFNTDEDEGDWLEERVADPFDKTAEDAMENTELGDAIYNCLSKLPEKQAQVFRMKTIEGQDTEVICNELNITASNLWVIIHRARTAMAECLKENWF
- a CDS encoding UbiA prenyltransferase family protein, which codes for MKVFKQLLNFYINSSFHVACAVVALTWITLLEFHLILDKNLIIFVFFASVTGYNFVKYFGIARFHHRGLSNWLKAIQILSFFCFVLMCYYVLKLKLETLLFIAGFGVVTFFYAIPFLPRRFYLDSKQNLRNIGGLKVYLIALVWTGVTVFLPVINNDYGIDSDVILTAIQRWIFIIVIMLPFEIRDLKYDSLKLATIPQKIGVQQTKIMGMLLLGVFYMMEFFKDSIASGSLLVMFLISAITLFFVKYAEVKQGPYYCSFWVEGLPILWLLLLLMFN
- the gcvP gene encoding aminomethyl-transferring glycine dehydrogenase; amino-acid sequence: MNTNAFALRHIGPREEDQNQMLQTIGVDSLDQLIYETLPDDIKLKNGLNLDEPMSEYEYAAHIMELGKKNKVFKSYIGLGYHPTIVPAAIQRNIFENPGWYTAYTPYQAEIAQGRLEAILNFQTVVTELSGMEIANASLLDEGTAAAEAMSLLFDVRTRDQKKNKVNKFFVSEEILPQTLSILQTRSTPVGIELVVGNHETFDFSNEFFGAILQYPGKYGQVNDYSSFIAKAAENDIKVAVAADILSLATLTSPGEMGAAVVVGTTQRFGVPMGYGGPHAGYFATKEEYKRSMPGRIIGVSIDANGNRALRMALGTREQHIKREKATSNICTAQVLLAVMAGMYAVYHGPKGLQYIANKVHASAVTTADALNKLGVYQTNTAYFDTILVKADAQKVKAVAEKNEVNFFYVDAETISISFNETTSIKDINQIIAIFAEALGKEAFTVTELSTASKLPASLERTSSFLTHDVFNNHHSESQLMRYIKKLERKDLSLNHSMISLGSCTMKLNAASEMLPLSMPNWNSIHPFAPIDQAEGYITMLKKLEQQLNVITGFAGTTLQPNSGAQGEYAGLMAIRAYHMSRGEGHRNVCLIPSSAHGTNPASAAMAGMKIIVTKTTPEGNIDVEDLRAKAIEHKDDLSCLMVTYPSTHGVYESSIIEITQLIHDNGGLVYMDGANMNAQVGLTNPATIGADVCHLNLHKTFAIPHGGGGPGVGPICVNEKLVPFLPTNPILNVGGEQAITAISSAPYGSALVCLISYGYITMMGAEGLKSATEHAILNANYMKARFEGHYPILYTGECGRAAHEMILDCREFKQNGIEVGDIAKRLMDYGFHAPTVSFPVAGTLMIEPTESEDLAELDRFCDAMISIRKEIDAATADDKNNVLKNAPHTLAMLTADTWDLPYSRETAAYPLDYIADNKFWPSVRRVDDAFGDRNLVCSCAPIEAYIEA